In Sphaerisporangium krabiense, the DNA window GCACGGCCTCCATGGGCGCGAGCAGGTCCACCCCGAACCGGCGGGCCTGCGACACGGCTCTGCTGGTCAGCTCGACGCCGGAGATGCCCGACGGGAACCCCAGGTAGTTCTCGATCCTGCTGGAGGAGCCCGCCTGGCCGCCGGGGACGTACGCCTCCACGAGCAGCGTGGACAGCCCTTCCGAGGCGGTGTAGACGGCCGCGGCGAGCCCGGCGGGCCCCGCGCCGACGATGGCGACGTCGTAGTGCGGGTGCTTCACCTCCATGGCGAGGCCGAGCGCGGTCGCGAGCTGCCCGGTGGCCGGGGCGGCGAGCCGCCTGCCGTCGGGCAGCGTGACCACGGGCAGCTCGGCCGCCGGGATGTCCTCGCCGGACTCGGTGGCGTCCTGGAACTTGAAGGGCTGGCGGTGCCGGGTGAGGAAGTCGCGCACGCGATGGGTGGCGGGCGCGAAGGGCAGGCCGGTGACGGTGATGCCGCCGTAGGGCGGCTCGTAGCTCGACTGCCAGTCGGCCAGCAGCTCGTCGAGCACGGGGTAGAGCCGTTCCTCGGGAGGGTCCCACGGCTTGATGAGGTAGTGGTCGAGCCGGACCTCGTTGATGGCGGCGATGGCGACGCTGGTGTCGGCGTACGCCGTCAGGAGCACCCGGCGCGCCGAGGGGAAGCGGTCCGCGGCGGCGGCGAGCAGTTCGATGCCGGTCAGCTCCGGCATGCGCTGGTCGGAGAGGACGAGCGCGGGTTCCTCGTTGCGGTTGATCAGGGAGTCGAGGATCTGGATCGCCTCGGCGCCCGATCCGGAGGTGAGGACCCGATAGCGGCCCTGGTAGGCCCGGATGAGGTCACGACGTATGGCTCTGAGCACGTGGGGGTCGTCGTCCACGGCGAGCACGACCGGGCGGTGCGGCTCAGGCATCAGGGCGTCTCCGATCGCTGGAGGCAGAGTGGGGCTTGGCGTTTCCGCGCGCGCGACGGCGGGCCATGATTGGCCGGGCCACGTCACTTTAACTCGCATTTCGGTGCCCGGGTTCTGGCACATGACGAAGTACCGGCTGATTCGCGCGCTGACTATGACGACTTGACGAAATAATCCGACTTCAGGAAGTGAGTCCCGCTCGGTCGAGCGGCCTTGTAGTGAAATATGCAAATTTGTTTGAATCCCGTCGCGGACGATTGTCGATCGACAGGAGCCATCGATGCCGCGCAATATCCTTATCATTCTCTCCGAGTACGGGTACTGGGGAGAGGAACTCCTGGGGCCGCTGACCACTTTCGATGAACGTGGATATCAGAGCGTCTTCGCCACGCCCACGGGCAAGCGCCCGCGGGCCCTGCCCCCGAGCCTCGACCCCGGGTACATCGACCCGCCTCTCGGACGGTCGGTCACCACGCCCGAGGTCGCCGTGGCCGCCCGGCTGCTGGACGAGTCCGACCGCCTGGACGCCCCGCTCAGCCTCGCCGAGTGGATCCCGGACCGGCCGTACTTCAGCGAGCAGAACTTCATCCGCAAGATCGAGGCCTACTACCGGGACATCGCCCGGCTGGACGAGGACGTCAAGCAGTACGACGCGCTGACCATCGTCGGCGGGAGCGGCCCGATCGCCGACCTGGCGAACAACGGCCGGCTGCACGAGCTGATCCTCGCCTTCCTGCGGGCCGGCAAGCCCATCCTCGCCGAGTGCTACGGCGTCGCCTGCCTGGCCTTCGCCCGTGACTGGGAGACCCGCCAGAGCATCCTGTGGGGCAAGCACGTCACCGGCCACTGCAAGGAGTACGACTACAAGGACGGCACCGGCTTCGTCGGCGTGGACTTCAACATGGGCCCGCCGCCGTACCCGCTGGAGTACATCCTCCGCGACGCCACCGGTCCCGACGGCCGCTACCACGGCAACGTCGGCAAGGAGACCTCGGTCATCGTGGACTACCCGTTCGTCACCGGACGCTCGACCCCCGACTCGTTCCTGTCGGGCCAGAAGCTCGTCGAGGTCCTGGAGTCCGGCCTGCGGCGCTACGGCTGGTGATCACCATGACCTTGCCGCGCCGGTTCTCGTCGACCTCGTGCTGACGTGAGGTGCACCATGAGTGAGAAGCGTTTGGAAGGCTGCACTGTCGCGATACTGATGGAAAGCGACTACGTCGAGCCTGAGATCAACTACTACCAGCGCAGGTTCGTCGAGGAAGGTGCGCGGGTCGAGTTCCTCACCCGGCTGTGGGGCCAGAAATCGATCACCTTCCACGGCCACGAGTACCAGAACCCGTTCACCGTGTCCGGCGACCTGGAGGCGGTGGACGACGACAAGCTCGACGCGTACGACATGTTCATCGTGCCGGCCGGCATGGTGTCCGACCGCCTGCGCTACACCGAGGACGTCCACCAGCTCGCCCCGGCCGTCCAGCTCCTGCGCAGGGCGTTCGAGCGGCCCAAGCTGCTGAAGGGCATCATCTGCCACGGCCTGTGGCTGGCGGCCCCGATACCCGAGGTCGTGCGGGGACGCCGCGTGACCTGCCACAACAACCTGATCGGCGACGCCCGCAACATGGGCGCGATCTACACCGACCAGGACGTCGTGGTGGACGGGGACCTGGTCACCGGGCGCAGCTTCAACCAGTGCCACCTGTTCGCCCGCATGATGATCGACCTGGTCGCCGCCGCCCGCGCGCCCCGCGGGGCGCTGGTCACGGCGGGCGTGGGCACCGCGCCGCTGGCCGCGGGCGCGGCCTCGCGGACGGCGGGCGCGCTCCCGGCGGGGGAGATCGCCAATGGATCGAACGGATCGAACGGGTCCAACGGGTCCAACGGCGCCGCGACGGTGATCCCCGAGCTGGTCGCCCCCCAGGACAACGGGCGTCCCGTGCTGGAGCGCGCGGCGCCGGCGCGCCCGCCCGGCTACCACCCCGACTTCACCTTCTCGGACCTGGTCGCCGGCTACATCACCGGCTACGACCCGGCCCGCGACACGATCGACCTCAAGACCAACGAGGGCAAGGCCGTCCAGGTGCGTCTCACCTCGACGACCTCGGCCGAGTTCCTGCGCAACCTCGGCGAGCCGTACATCGACGCCACCGGCCACCTGGACGAGCTGCTCAAGCCCGGCGGGTACCTGTTCGCGTACGGCGTCTACTATCCCGAGCACGGCGCGTACACCTTCGAGGCCAAGCGCCTGGTCTTCCTCGGCAGGCAGGCGGGCGACTACAACTTCGAGCGGCCCGACTGGTGGGTGCGCCAGCTCGGCTCGCTCGCCAGGTTCTACAGGAAGGCGCAGTTCGGCGAGGGCGGCCCGATCGACTACACCGCCTACCGCACTTCGCTGCGTCTCGGGGGAGAGAAGACCCTGAACGCCAAGGGCGTGCAGGAGACCGACACGATCTCGCGCCTGACCTACGGCATGGCCTCGGCCTACATGCTGACCGGCGACGAGGACTTCCTGGAGGTCGCCGAGCAGGGCACGCAGTACCTGCGCGACCACATGCGCTTCGTCGACCGCGACGAGGACGTCGTCTACTGGTACCACGGCATCGAGGTGCGCGAGGGCACCGAGCACAAGCTGTTCACCTCGGAGTTCGGCGACGACTACGACGCGATCCCGATGTACGAGCAGATCTACGCGCTGGCCGGGCCCGTCCAGCTCTACCGGCTGACCGGCGACCCGCGGATCCTCGCCGACGCCGAGGGCACGCTGCGCCTGTTCCGCAAGTTCTTCCGCGACCCCGAGCAGGGCGGCTGGTACTCCCACGTCGACCCGATCCTGCTCAGCCCGCACCACGAGTCGCTCGGCCCGAACCGGTCGAGGAAGAACTGGAACTCGGTGGGCGACCACGCGCCGGCCTACCTGACCAACCTGTACCTGGCCACGGGCGACCCCCGGCACGCGGAGATGCTGGAGGAGACGTTCGACCTGATCGTCAAGCACTTCCCGCAGGCCGGCAGCCCGTTCGTGCAGGAGCGTTTCCACGCCGACTGGTCGGCCGACCGCACGTGGAGCTGGCAGCAGGACCGGGCCGTCGTCGGGCACAACCTGAAGATCGCCTGGAACCTGATGCGGATGGCGGCGATCAACCCCAAGGACGGCTACCGGCGGCTCGCCACCGAGATCGGCAGGAAGATGCCGCAGGTCGGCGCCGACCCGCAGCGCGGCGGCTGGTACGACGTCGTGGAGCAGCACCTCCAGGAGGGCCAGGAGCTGCACCGGTTCGTCTGGCACGACCGCAAGGCGTGGTGGCAGCAGGAACAGGCGATCCTCGCCTACCAGATCCTGGCCGGCCACACCGGCGACCCGGAGTTCCGGCGCAGGGCCAGGGAGTCCTCGGCGTTCTACAACGCCTTCTTCCTGGACCACGACGAGGGCGGCGTCTACTTCAACGTCCTGGCCAACGGCCTGCCGTACCTTCTGGGGAACGAGCGGTCGAAGGGCAGCCACTCGATGAGCATGTACCACGGCGCGGAGCTGTGCTTCCTCGCCACGGTCTACGAGCGCCTGCTGCTGGACGACGAGCCGCTGACCCTGCACTTCCGCCCCAACCCCGACGGCTTCACCGACCGCGTCCTGCGGGTCGCGCCAGACGCGCTGCCGCCGGGCCGGGTGCGGCTGGACTGGGTGGAGGTGGACGGCTCCCCGTACCAGGCCTTCGACGCGGCGGCGATGACCGTGAAGCTGCCCGACTCGAAGTCGCACCTGCGGGTCCGCGCCCACCTGTCGCCCGTGAGTGACTAGGAGTGGCGATGCAACTCCGCACGGAACTGCGCGACGACGTCACGATCATCGCGCTCGAAGGATCCCTGGACAGCCGGACGGCGCCCCAGGTGCAGCAGGAGATCGAGGCGCTGTTCCCCGACCACGGGCTGGTGCTGCTGGACCTCAGCGGCACCAGCTACATGTCCAGCGCCGGGCTGCGCGTGCTGCTGCTCGTGTACCGCAGGGCCCAGGCGGGCACGGCGCGACTGGCGCTCACCGGGGTCCCGGACGAGGTGCGCGAGATCATGGCGGCCACCGGGTTCCTGGACTTCTTCACCGTCGCCGGGTCGGTGGAGGACGGCGTCAAGGCGTTGACGGTATGACGGCGCCCCAGGCCATCGAACGAATCGACGCCTACCCGACGCGCAGGATCGCGGGATTCCCGGTGCGCGCCGGCCGGCCGCTGCCGTTCGGCGCGACGCCGGTGCCCGGCGGCGTCAACTTCTCCGTCTACTCCAACAACGCGACGGGGATGACGCTGGTGCTCTACCGGGCCGGCGAGCCGGAGCCCATGGCCGAGCTGCCGTTCCCCGACGCCTTCGTCATCGGGGGCGTCTACGCGATGACGGTGTACGACCTCGACGCGGAGGGCATCGAGTACGGCTACCGCGCCCAGGGTCCCTTCGACCCCGAGCGCGGCCACCGTTTCGATCCCACGGTCGTGGTCGCGGACCCATACGCCCGGTTGATGAGCGACGCCCGCACGGGGCCGCGGCGGTCACGGGTGGCCCTGGACGACTTCGACTGGGAGGACGACAGGCCGCTGCGCCTGCCGCACGAGGATCTGGTCATCTACGAGCTCCACGCGCGTGGCTTCACCCGCGACCCCTCCTCGGGGGTCGCGGCGCCGGGCACGTACGCGGGGCTCGTCGAGAAGATCCCGTACCTGCGGGAGCTCGGCGTCAACTGCGTCGAGCTCCTGCCGGTCTTCGAGTTCGACGAGAACGACAACCCCCGGTCGCATCCGGTCACCGGCGAGCCGCTGGCGAACTACTGGGGGTACAACACCGTCGGCTACTTCGCGCCCAAGGCGTCCTACGCCTCGACGGGCCGGTACGGCATGCAGGCCGACGAGTTCAAGAACCTCGTCAAGCAACTGCACCGGGCCGGCATCGAGGTCATCCTGGACGTGGTGTTCAACCACACCGCCGAGGGCAACGAGTACGGGCCCACGATCTCGTTCAAGGGCCTGGACAACGCGACGTACTACATGCTCACGCCGGACGGGCACTACTACAACTTCAGCGGCACCGGCAACACGCTGAACTGCAACAACCCCGTGGTCCGCGGCTTCGTGCTCGACTGCCTGCGCTACTGGGCGTCGGAGTTCCACATCGACGGCTTCCGGTTCGACCTGGCCGCGATCCTCGGGCGCGGGCCCGACGGCGCGCTGCTGGCCAACCCGCCGCTGCTGGAGACGCTGGCCTACGACCCGGTGCTGCGCGACTGCAAGCTGATCGCCGAGGCGTGGGACGCGGCAGGGCTCTACCAGGTGGGCAGCTTCCCGAACTACTGCCGCTGGTCGGAGTGGAACGGCCGCTACCGCGACACCGTGCGCCGGTTCGTCAAGGGCGACACCGGCGTGACCGGCGACCTCGCCACCCGCATGGTCGGCTCGCCCGACATGTACGCCCAGCGGGGGACCTCGGCGACGGTGAACTTCGTGCTGTGCCACGACGGGTTCACGCTCAACGACCTGGTGTCCTACAACGGCAAGCACAACGAGGTCAACGGCGAGGACAACAGGGACGGCGACAACAACAACCAGTCGTGGAACTGCGGGGTGGAGGGCCCGACCGACGATCCGGAGGTCCTGGCCCTGCGCGCCCGCCAGATGCGCAACGTCTTCATGATCCTTCTGGCCAGCCAGGGCGTGCCGATGATCCTCGCCGGGGACGAGGTCGGGCGCACCCAGCAGGGCAACAACAACGCCTACTGCCACGACGGGCCGCTGACGTGGTTCGACTGGCGCCTGGTCGAGCGCAACGCCGACCTGCTGCGCTTCGTGCGGCGCGCGATCGCCTTCCGTCAGGCCCACCCGGTCCTGCGGCGCGGTCCGGCCTCCGAGGTGAGCTGGCACGGCGTGCGGGCCTGGACGGCCGACTGGTCGGAGCACTGCCGGCTGATCGCCGGCATGTTCGGCACCGGCGCGGACGACTGCGTGTACGTCGCGGCGAACTCCCACTGGGAGGGCCACCTCCTGGAACTGCCGGAGCCCCCCCAGGGGACCGCCTGGCACCTGTTCGCCGACACCGCGGCGCCGCCGCCGTTCGACGCCCGCGAACCGGGCGAGGAGCCGGTGCTGCCGGACCAGTCGCACGTGGAGGTGGGCCCGCGCGCCGTCGTCGTCCTGGTCGCTCACAGCCAGGCGGAGCAACGAGACAACGGGAAGGAGGAGTGATGGCATTCAAGGCGAAGATGCAGATCGAGGACGGCACCGCGACCATCAGGCTCGAAGGCGAGCTCGACGGCCGCTCGGCCCCCGAGCTCAACGACCTGGTCGTCAAGGCCGCCGAGCAGCACGTGGACCGGCTCGTGCTGCTGCTGGAGGAGCTGACCTACATGTCGTCGGCCGGCATCCGCTGCCTGGTGTTCGCGCACCAGAAGATGCCGGAGGACGCCGAGATCATATTGGTGGGCACCCGGCCCGACGTGGCCGAGACCATCAGGCTGACCGGCTTCGACCGCAGCATCGTGATGCGGGAAACCTTGGAGGCGTGATGGCGGGATGCCGGCTCAAGGTCGACGGCTCCGGCGCGTCCATCGCCGGACCGGTCGCGGATTTCGTCGGGGCACTGGCCGAGCGGGCCGGGCTGGGCAGACGCCCGGCCTACTGGCTGCGGCTCGCCGCCGACGAGATCACCACCAACATCGTGCAGCACGGTTACCGGGGGCGCTGCGGTGTGGTGGATCTTGAGGGCGGCATCGAGGCGGGCGCGCTGTGGCTGCGCATCGAGGACGACGCGCCCGCCTTCGATCCCCGGAGATACGATCCCGCCCCGCGTCTCGCCGTCCCGCTGTCCGTGCGCGAGCAGGGCGGATACGGCTTGATGCTCGCGATCGGCAAGGTGGACGAGTTCAGTTACCAGTACGTCGGGGGGCGCAACCGCAATACGTTGATCATGCGGCTGACCGGCTCCGGCGAAGCACATGGAGGGGTCGATGCCGAACGCGCTGGTGGTGTTTGAGACCGAGACGGGCGTGCCGGAGGTGGTGGCGGAGCTACGCGAGGTGCTCCGCGCCGACGGCTTCGACGTCGCCTACAGCACTCCGGACGATCTGCCGATGCGCCCGGAGCAGTCGCCGCCGGACGTCCTTCTGGTGTCCGCCTCGCTCGGCCTGCAACGCGTCGCGCTCGTCGGCCAGCACTTCATGGTCGACGGGCGCACGCCCACCATCATCGCGTTCCCGGAGGACGACCTGGCCGCGCTGGAGGAGTGCGTGGAGGGCGGGTTCGACTACGTCACCCCGCCCTTCCGCCGCACGCTGCTGCGCAGCCGCATGGAGTCCTGCCAGGAGAGGTCGGCCCTCAGTACCACCGTGGAGGAGATGGCCGCGCTCGCGAGCCTGCGGGAGTACGAGCGCGACCTGCACATAGCCAGGGAGATCCAGTCGGGGTTCCTGCCCGAGCACCTGCCCACGCCGGACGGCTGGGAGGTCGGGGCGCGCTTCCGGCCCGCCCGGCAGGTCGCCGGCGACTTCTACGACGTGTTCACGATCGTCAACGGCCGCAGGCTGGCGTTCGTCGTGGCCGACGTGTGCGACAAGGGCATCGGGGCCGCGCTGTTCATGGCGCTCATCCGGACGCTGCTGCGGCACACCGCCGAGCACACCGGGGCGTCCCGGCTGATCGAGGACGAGTTCCTGGTGTCGATGGACGGGGAGGGCGTGGGCGGGTCGGCGGCGCCGCTGCTGTCCCTGGGGGCGGGCCCCCTGGTCCAGGCGATCCTCGGCACCAACCGGTACATGGCGCGCAACCACCTCAAGCAGGGCTACTTCGCGACCATGTTCTTCGGGGTCCTGGACCCGGTGTCGGGCGTGGTCCTCTACATCAACGGCGGCCACAACCCGCCGGTGGTGGTCCACGCCGACGGCAGGCGCAGCATGCTGCCGCCCACGGGACCGGCCGTGGGGATCCTCCCCGACAGCTCCTACACCCTGGGGTACGTCCAGCTCGACCAGGGCGACACCCTGTTCGCCTACACCGACGGCGTCGTGGAGGCCCGGGACACGCGGGGCGGCCTGTACGGCACGCCCAAGCTGCTGGACCTGCTGGACGCCAACAGGGGGCGTGACGTGGAGGGGCTGCTGGAGGAGGTGGACACCTCGGTGCGGCACTTCGCGAGCCACGCCGAGCAGAGCGACGACATCACCACCCTGGCCCTGCGCCGCGTCCCGCCGGGCGGCATCGCGGCGGCGAGGTGACCGCGCGATAGGCGCGCATACGAAGACCCCGGCGCGGGAGGTTCGCCTCCCGCGCCGGGGTCTTCTGGTGACGGGTCAGGTCTGCTCGGCGGGCACCGCGGTGGCGGTCACCGCCTCGTACAGGTCGCCGGCCAGCAGGCCGATCGGCCGGGCGGCCAGCAGATCGCCGATCCTCACCTCCACCGACAGGTCCGCCTTGATCCGCGCGCACAGCTTGGCGGCGAGCACCGAGTCCAGGCCGTGCAGGCTGAGCGACACCTCCGGGTCGAGCTGGTCGGGCGGCAGGCCGAGGAACTCGGCGAACCGCAGCATCAGGTACTGGCGGAACGCCTCCGGCGAGGAGGTCGCGAGGTCCGCGCCGTCGTAGGCGACCCCGGGCCGCTCGGGCGCCGCCTCGAACACCGGCTCCGCCACGGGCGCCGGCATCGTGTCCTCCGGCAGGTCGATCCAGAAGCGCTTACGCTGCCACGGGTACAGGGGCAGCGGGACGAACCGGCCCCCGGCGTGGAGGCGGTCCCAGTCGGGCTCACAGCCCCGCACGTAGGCCGCGGCGAGGGCGTGCAGCATGTGCTCCAGTTCCGGCTCCCCGCGGTGCAGCGACGGTACGGCCGTCGCGTCCGCGTTCGTGGCCGCGATCTCGTCCTCGATGACCGCGCTGAGCAACGGGTGCGGGCTGATCTCGACGAACAGCGTGGGCGCCTCCTCGGCCAGCACGGCGCGGATCGCCGCGGCGAACAGCACCGGGCGCCGCAGGTTCTCCATCCAGTACTCCGCGTCCAGCTCCGCGCCGTCCACGACCCGGTTGAGCAGCGTGGAGTGCAGGGGCGCCTTCCCCGCCCTGGGGCGCAGCGCGGACAGCGCCTCCAGCAGGGCCGGGCGCACGGGCTCGACCTGCGGGGCGTGCGAGGCGTAGTCCACCTGCACCTGCCTGCAGAACACGCCCTGCCGGCGCAGCGGCTCGATCACCTCGGCCAGCGCCCCGGGCGCGCCCGCGAGCACGCACGACCGCGCGCTGTTGACCACGCCCACGCAGACCTCGCCCGCGTGCTCGCCGATCGCCTCACGGGCCTGCCGCTCGTCGAGCTGCACGACCCACATCGCGCCCGTGCCCGCGAGCCCGTCCAGCAGGGCGCTCCTGCGGCAGACCACCGCCGCCCCCTGGCGCACGGTGAGGGCGCCGGCGACGGTCGCGGCGGCGATCTCGCCCATGCTGTGGCCGATGAGCAGGTCCGGCGTGATGCCCCAGTCCTGCCAGGCGGCGGCCAGCGAGACCTGGAACGCCCACAGCGTGGGCTGGATCTCGCCGGTGGCCGTCATCGGCGTGTCGTCCTGCAGCCGCTCGATGACCGACCAGCCCAGCTCGTCGTGGATCGCCCGGTCGCACTCGCGCATGCGCCGCGCGAACGCCCGGTTCCGGTCCAGCAGCTCCCGGCCCATGCCGGCCCACTGCGCTCCCTGGCCGGGGAAGACGAACACCACCCGGGACGGCCCGGACGCGCGCTGCGCCCCGCCCGCCACCGCCTGAGGGAACGCTCCAGAGCCGTACGCCCGCAGGGACGCGGCGACCTTCTCGACGCCCCCCACGACGGCGAGCCGGTGCTCATGGTGGCTCCTGCGCCGGCCCGCGCTGTAGCAGACGTCGCGCAGGTCGGTGCCCGGGGTGTTCAGGGCCTCGGCGTAGCGCTGGGCCAGCCGCCGCAGCGCCCGGCCGTCCCTGGCCGACAGCGGCAGCAGGAACGGCCCGGCGGCCGGCCTGCGCCTCGGCGTCTCGGCGGCGGCGGGCGCCTCCGCGAGGACGACGTGCGCGTTCGTCGCGGACAGCCCGAACGAGCTGACGCCGGCCATCGCGGGCCCCGGTTCGTCCGGCCAGGGCTGGGTGTGCATGACCGGCCGCAGCGGCGCGCCGGGCTCGTCGAACAGCGGATGCGGTTGTTTCACGTGGAGCGTCGCGGGAATGGTCTTGTGCTTGAGCGTCAGCGCCGCCTTCACCAGGCCGACCAGTCCCGCCGCGCCCTCGCCGTGGCCGATGTTGGACTTCGCCGACCCCACCAGGCAGGGCCGCCCCGGCTCCCGGCCCTCGCCCATGACACGGCTCAGCGCGACCAGCTCGGTGTAGTCGCCCCGCGGCGTCCCCGGGCCGTGCGCCTCGACATAGGCCACCTGCCCCGGTGACACGCCCGCGTCCTCGTAGGCGTCCCGCAGCATGGCCTCCTGGCCGTCCACGCCCGCGGCGATCAGCGTGCCCGAGCCCCGGCCGTTGCTGTTGACCGCCGTCCCGATGATCGTGGCGTAGATCCGGTCGCCGTCGGCCAGCGCCCGGGACAGCGGCTTGAGTATGACGCTGACCGCGGCCTCGCTGCGCACGTACCCGTCCGCGCCGGCGTCGCCGAACTTGCTGCGGCCGGAGGGGGAGAGCACGCCCGCGTCGGCGAGGCTGAGGTACAGGTCAGGGGCCAGCAGCAGGTTCACGCCCGCCACGACGGCCAGCGTGCTCTGCCCGGTCCACAGCTCCCTGCACGCCAGGTGGACGCCGAGCAGCGAGGTCGAGCAGGTGGCCTCCAGGCCCATGCTGGGGCCGCGCAGGTCGAAGAGGTAGGAGATGCGGCCCGCGAGCGTGCCCCAGTTGCCGGCGCCCACCGCGGCGTGCATGTCGTACAGCCCGGCCCTGCGGAGGATGTCCCAGTAGTCGGACGGCAGGCAGCTCGTGTAGACGGCGGTCCTGCTTCCCGCCAGCCGGGACAGCGGGATCCCCGCGTCCTCGACGGCCTCGGCGGTGACCTCGATCAGGAGGCGGTGCTGCGGGTCGATGCGCAGCGCCTCGTGCGGGGAGATGGAGAAGAAGGAGGCGTCGAACTGGTCGACGTCCTCCAGGAAACCGCCGGCACGTGCGGCGACGCGGTTCCACCACTCTCCGGTGGCCTGGTCCAGGCCACC includes these proteins:
- a CDS encoding anti-sigma factor antagonist (This anti-anti-sigma factor, or anti-sigma factor antagonist, belongs to a family that includes characterized members SpoIIAA, RsbV, RsfA, and RsfB.), whose translation is MAFKAKMQIEDGTATIRLEGELDGRSAPELNDLVVKAAEQHVDRLVLLLEELTYMSSAGIRCLVFAHQKMPEDAEIILVGTRPDVAETIRLTGFDRSIVMRETLEA
- a CDS encoding type 1 glutamine amidotransferase domain-containing protein → MPRNILIILSEYGYWGEELLGPLTTFDERGYQSVFATPTGKRPRALPPSLDPGYIDPPLGRSVTTPEVAVAARLLDESDRLDAPLSLAEWIPDRPYFSEQNFIRKIEAYYRDIARLDEDVKQYDALTIVGGSGPIADLANNGRLHELILAFLRAGKPILAECYGVACLAFARDWETRQSILWGKHVTGHCKEYDYKDGTGFVGVDFNMGPPPYPLEYILRDATGPDGRYHGNVGKETSVIVDYPFVTGRSTPDSFLSGQKLVEVLESGLRRYGW
- a CDS encoding glycogen debranching protein: MTAPQAIERIDAYPTRRIAGFPVRAGRPLPFGATPVPGGVNFSVYSNNATGMTLVLYRAGEPEPMAELPFPDAFVIGGVYAMTVYDLDAEGIEYGYRAQGPFDPERGHRFDPTVVVADPYARLMSDARTGPRRSRVALDDFDWEDDRPLRLPHEDLVIYELHARGFTRDPSSGVAAPGTYAGLVEKIPYLRELGVNCVELLPVFEFDENDNPRSHPVTGEPLANYWGYNTVGYFAPKASYASTGRYGMQADEFKNLVKQLHRAGIEVILDVVFNHTAEGNEYGPTISFKGLDNATYYMLTPDGHYYNFSGTGNTLNCNNPVVRGFVLDCLRYWASEFHIDGFRFDLAAILGRGPDGALLANPPLLETLAYDPVLRDCKLIAEAWDAAGLYQVGSFPNYCRWSEWNGRYRDTVRRFVKGDTGVTGDLATRMVGSPDMYAQRGTSATVNFVLCHDGFTLNDLVSYNGKHNEVNGEDNRDGDNNNQSWNCGVEGPTDDPEVLALRARQMRNVFMILLASQGVPMILAGDEVGRTQQGNNNAYCHDGPLTWFDWRLVERNADLLRFVRRAIAFRQAHPVLRRGPASEVSWHGVRAWTADWSEHCRLIAGMFGTGADDCVYVAANSHWEGHLLELPEPPQGTAWHLFADTAAPPPFDAREPGEEPVLPDQSHVEVGPRAVVVLVAHSQAEQRDNGKEE
- a CDS encoding ATP-binding protein; amino-acid sequence: MAGCRLKVDGSGASIAGPVADFVGALAERAGLGRRPAYWLRLAADEITTNIVQHGYRGRCGVVDLEGGIEAGALWLRIEDDAPAFDPRRYDPAPRLAVPLSVREQGGYGLMLAIGKVDEFSYQYVGGRNRNTLIMRLTGSGEAHGGVDAERAGGV
- a CDS encoding FAD-dependent oxidoreductase; translation: MPEPHRPVVLAVDDDPHVLRAIRRDLIRAYQGRYRVLTSGSGAEAIQILDSLINRNEEPALVLSDQRMPELTGIELLAAAADRFPSARRVLLTAYADTSVAIAAINEVRLDHYLIKPWDPPEERLYPVLDELLADWQSSYEPPYGGITVTGLPFAPATHRVRDFLTRHRQPFKFQDATESGEDIPAAELPVVTLPDGRRLAAPATGQLATALGLAMEVKHPHYDVAIVGAGPAGLAAAVYTASEGLSTLLVEAYVPGGQAGSSSRIENYLGFPSGISGVELTSRAVSQARRFGVDLLAPMEAVRLRRAGRAVILDLADGKEISAGTVLLCPGLSYSRFDAEGAARFEGAGIYYGATLSETTLCTGQHVWIVGGANSAGQAALHFSRHARHVTMLVRAENLESRMSQYLIDEINRAPNIDVRTRTILVAADGDDRLEHITLRNLDTGEEVTEDAEYVFTFIGARPRTEWLDGAVARDPHGFLVTGQDLGPRKTIGGWDLPREPLPLETSMPGVFVAGDARSKSIKRIASSVGEGAMAVAMIHRYRAES
- a CDS encoding AGE family epimerase/isomerase, yielding MESDYVEPEINYYQRRFVEEGARVEFLTRLWGQKSITFHGHEYQNPFTVSGDLEAVDDDKLDAYDMFIVPAGMVSDRLRYTEDVHQLAPAVQLLRRAFERPKLLKGIICHGLWLAAPIPEVVRGRRVTCHNNLIGDARNMGAIYTDQDVVVDGDLVTGRSFNQCHLFARMMIDLVAAARAPRGALVTAGVGTAPLAAGAASRTAGALPAGEIANGSNGSNGSNGSNGAATVIPELVAPQDNGRPVLERAAPARPPGYHPDFTFSDLVAGYITGYDPARDTIDLKTNEGKAVQVRLTSTTSAEFLRNLGEPYIDATGHLDELLKPGGYLFAYGVYYPEHGAYTFEAKRLVFLGRQAGDYNFERPDWWVRQLGSLARFYRKAQFGEGGPIDYTAYRTSLRLGGEKTLNAKGVQETDTISRLTYGMASAYMLTGDEDFLEVAEQGTQYLRDHMRFVDRDEDVVYWYHGIEVREGTEHKLFTSEFGDDYDAIPMYEQIYALAGPVQLYRLTGDPRILADAEGTLRLFRKFFRDPEQGGWYSHVDPILLSPHHESLGPNRSRKNWNSVGDHAPAYLTNLYLATGDPRHAEMLEETFDLIVKHFPQAGSPFVQERFHADWSADRTWSWQQDRAVVGHNLKIAWNLMRMAAINPKDGYRRLATEIGRKMPQVGADPQRGGWYDVVEQHLQEGQELHRFVWHDRKAWWQQEQAILAYQILAGHTGDPEFRRRARESSAFYNAFFLDHDEGGVYFNVLANGLPYLLGNERSKGSHSMSMYHGAELCFLATVYERLLLDDEPLTLHFRPNPDGFTDRVLRVAPDALPPGRVRLDWVEVDGSPYQAFDAAAMTVKLPDSKSHLRVRAHLSPVSD
- a CDS encoding PP2C family protein-serine/threonine phosphatase; translated protein: MPNALVVFETETGVPEVVAELREVLRADGFDVAYSTPDDLPMRPEQSPPDVLLVSASLGLQRVALVGQHFMVDGRTPTIIAFPEDDLAALEECVEGGFDYVTPPFRRTLLRSRMESCQERSALSTTVEEMAALASLREYERDLHIAREIQSGFLPEHLPTPDGWEVGARFRPARQVAGDFYDVFTIVNGRRLAFVVADVCDKGIGAALFMALIRTLLRHTAEHTGASRLIEDEFLVSMDGEGVGGSAAPLLSLGAGPLVQAILGTNRYMARNHLKQGYFATMFFGVLDPVSGVVLYINGGHNPPVVVHADGRRSMLPPTGPAVGILPDSSYTLGYVQLDQGDTLFAYTDGVVEARDTRGGLYGTPKLLDLLDANRGRDVEGLLEEVDTSVRHFASHAEQSDDITTLALRRVPPGGIAAAR
- a CDS encoding STAS domain-containing protein, which codes for MQLRTELRDDVTIIALEGSLDSRTAPQVQQEIEALFPDHGLVLLDLSGTSYMSSAGLRVLLLVYRRAQAGTARLALTGVPDEVREIMAATGFLDFFTVAGSVEDGVKALTV